Proteins from a genomic interval of Candidatus Acidulodesulfobacterium ferriphilum:
- a CDS encoding CoB--CoM heterodisulfide reductase iron-sulfur subunit A family protein, with translation MAENILVIGAGPAGLNAATMLAELGVKVTLAERDSFLGGNPKKFKYKFLFPDMQPADNVIGELIKKAETNSNIKVYLSSEVSDFKENGKKFDAQIKSPDGNEAKTFDSVIVATGFEHFDPARDAKYSYQLFDDVVDIKDLERMMGEGNFARPSNGQLPKNVAFILCVGSRDRHVGNQYCSRVCCTVSVKQAIELREHFPDCEVYIFYMDIRTYGFFEDLYWKAMEEHDVQIVKGRVAEITSGPDNTVICKGEDTLLRGPFEIPFDMVVLASGMEGGPQSSEMAKKLGLELDEHGFLKPLNVTLAPFKSSKEGVFLAGACTGPKAISDSITEGGAAAMDAYIYAVKNH, from the coding sequence CTTGCCGAATTGGGCGTAAAGGTAACTCTGGCGGAAAGGGATTCGTTTCTTGGCGGCAATCCTAAGAAATTTAAATATAAATTTTTATTTCCGGATATGCAGCCTGCGGATAATGTGATAGGCGAGCTGATTAAAAAGGCAGAAACAAACAGCAATATTAAGGTATATTTATCTTCGGAGGTTTCGGATTTTAAGGAAAACGGTAAAAAGTTCGATGCGCAGATAAAATCGCCTGACGGGAATGAAGCAAAAACCTTTGATTCGGTTATCGTTGCTACCGGTTTTGAGCATTTCGATCCTGCGAGAGATGCCAAATATTCCTATCAATTATTCGATGATGTAGTCGATATTAAGGATTTGGAAAGAATGATGGGCGAGGGAAATTTTGCCAGACCTTCTAACGGACAGCTGCCAAAAAATGTTGCCTTTATATTATGCGTGGGTTCAAGGGACAGGCATGTCGGCAATCAGTACTGTTCAAGGGTATGCTGCACCGTTTCGGTTAAACAGGCTATCGAACTCAGAGAACATTTCCCCGATTGCGAAGTGTATATATTTTATATGGACATAAGAACTTACGGATTTTTTGAAGATTTATACTGGAAGGCTATGGAAGAGCACGATGTCCAGATAGTTAAAGGCAGGGTTGCCGAAATTACCTCGGGACCCGATAATACGGTTATTTGCAAGGGCGAGGATACGCTTTTAAGAGGGCCGTTCGAGATTCCGTTCGATATGGTTGTGCTGGCTTCGGGCATGGAAGGCGGACCCCAGTCGTCCGAAATGGCTAAAAAGCTTGGGCTTGAGCTTGACGAGCACGGATTTTTAAAGCCGCTGAATGTCACGCTGGCGCCTTTTAAATCCAGCAAAGAGGGCGTATTTTTGGCGGGCGCCTGCACGGGACCGAAGGCTATTTCCGATTCGATTACAGAGGGCGGCGCAGCTGCGATGGATGCCTATATTTATGCGGTTAAAAATCATTAA
- a CDS encoding 4Fe-4S dicluster domain-containing protein — protein sequence MALEKQEKRPVAEKGEHIIARHLIEDDHIKEEKNLVIDGVDVSGRWNTFITTRVDSEFDRGFFREIKETVVGSRINRCWQCGMCTASCTVTPLYRRFNPRAFIYMMQLGNLKELKKYVDVAWRCVGCYKCSQRCPKQVNPAEMMEALALLIKKYFPEEVESKLKVDEDVKKIYEDMILGHGRLDLAKLHTSSMRKMGRTKELIGKIERDAIFKMVKDGRAFSILKLGRPHNWGKSKGAIENYLKNANALERSEA from the coding sequence ATGGCTTTAGAAAAGCAAGAAAAAAGACCTGTTGCCGAAAAGGGAGAACATATTATAGCAAGGCATTTAATCGAAGACGACCACATCAAAGAAGAAAAAAATTTAGTTATCGACGGGGTCGATGTTTCGGGCAGATGGAATACATTCATTACTACGAGGGTCGATTCGGAGTTTGACAGGGGCTTCTTTCGGGAGATTAAAGAAACGGTTGTAGGTTCGAGAATTAACAGATGCTGGCAGTGCGGAATGTGTACGGCAAGCTGTACCGTGACCCCGCTATACCGGAGATTTAATCCGAGGGCATTTATTTACATGATGCAGCTCGGCAACTTAAAAGAGTTAAAAAAATATGTGGATGTCGCATGGCGTTGCGTCGGGTGCTATAAATGTTCCCAGAGATGCCCTAAACAGGTAAACCCCGCCGAAATGATGGAGGCGCTTGCGCTTTTGATAAAAAAATATTTTCCCGAAGAAGTGGAAAGTAAATTGAAAGTTGACGAAGATGTTAAAAAGATATACGAGGATATGATTCTGGGACACGGAAGATTAGACCTGGCAAAGCTTCATACCTCGTCGATGCGAAAGATGGGGAGAACAAAGGAACTTATCGGAAAAATAGAAAGGGATGCTATTTTTAAAATGGTTAAGGATGGACGGGCCTTTTCGATATTAAAGCTCGGCAGACCGCATAATTGGGGAAAATCAAAAGGGGCGATAGAAAATTATTTAAAAAATGCCAATGCCCTTGAAAGAAGCGAGGCATAA